The sequence TCGCCGCCGTATTGCCCCAGCAGCAGATTGAACGCCACCAGCATGACCGAAAAGAAGATGTTGATCAGAAAGGGCGACACCCCCACCGCGCAGGTTTCGGCCAGCACCCGCCAACGCGGCCTGAACCGATCGGGAGAGAGCCGCAGCGCGCCGCGGCGCCGCGCGTAAAAAGTCAGCAGCCAGAGAAAGGCGAAAATCTGCGCTCCGGCGGTCCCCCAGGCGGCGCCGGCCACGCCCATGCCGAGCCCGGCGATGAACCACCAGTCCAGGGCGACGTTGAACAACGAGCCGAGCACCATCGCCCACATGGCATGGCGCGGATGGCCTTCGGCCCGCATGGCGGCGATCAGAACCATGCTGAGAAACTGAACGGGAATGGCCGGCCCGGTGATTTTCAGGTAGGTCTCCGTCAGCGGCGCGATACGCTCCGTGGCGCCGCACAGCCTGACGATCGCCGGGATGTTGGACAGCAGCAGCGGCGCCGTCAGGGCTAGGAAAAAGACGGAGGCCGTGACGCCGTTGCCGAGCGCGATCTCGGCCCGTTCCTGATCCTGCGCGCCGAGATCGCGCGAGATCTGCGAAGCCGTGCCGACGCCGATCAGGGCGCTGAAGGCGACGACCAGCAGAATGATGGGGAAGACGACGGAAATGGCGGCCAGCCCCTCGGCGCCGACGTAATGGCCGATGAAGACGCGGTCGACGATATTGTAAAGCGCGTTGGCCAGCACCCCGAGCGTGGCCGGCAGGGCGAAGCGGAGGATCAGGCGGGGAATGGGCGCGCTGCCCATCAGACTGGAAGCGTCGGGCATCTCAGACCAGGACGGCGATCACCGGATTGACCGAGCTGACGGCCTTGAGCGCGCGCAGCGAGGCGATGAATTCCTTCACGCTTTCCACGTCGCCGCGGACGATGACAGTCTCGAGACAATGATCATGATCGGCGTGGACGTGGGTGGTGCACACGATGATGTCGCCGAAATCGTGCTGAAGGCCGGTAAGGCGCGCCGTCACGTCGTTGCTGTGATGATTGTAGGTGAGCGTGATCGTGCCGTAGACTTGCCCCGATCCTTTCTGCCAGGTGTCGCGGCTGACATACTCGCGGATCAGCTGGCGCAGCGCCTCCGAGCGGTTGGGCAGGCCGGCGTTCTCGAGGCGCTTGTCAAAACTCTGCAGAAGGTTCTCCGGAACGGCGACGCCGAAACGGATCAGCGGTTCTTTTTCACGGTGCATGGCCACAAGTCTCCTTCCTTTCGGGGCGGACGGGCGACGACCCAGGGCTGGGTGCATTCGTCCCGTTCCATGACGAAAATGTCGTACCAGGTGCTGTAAAACTTGTCGATGTGTTCCACGACGTAGCCGTCCTGGCAGTGGTCGGCGGTGTCGTGCGGATCGGCGAGGATCAGCACGCCGTGGGCGGGGTTGCCCGTGCCCATGTCGTCGTAGCCGATGATCACCCGCCAGTGCGCGCCCCAGTCGATGTTCTCGACCATGATCGGAGCGCCGTCGCGCAACGTTCGGCGGCAAAAACGCGCGAAGCTGTCCAGCGTCGGGAAGCTTTTGGCCTCGGCGCAACGCCACGGATTGTAGGGCGCGGCGTCCTGCGGCGCTTTGGCGGCGAAAGGCAGATTCGATGCCACGTCCCAGCCGATCGCCTCGAAGAAATGGACCAGATCCTTGACCGGGATCGGGCGGCGCGACTCCGTCGGCAGGCCGTGAAAGGCCGCCATCTTGTCGGCGATCTCCAGCTCCCGCCAGTCGTGATAGCCGAAGTGGTACATGACCATCAGCGCCACGGCCGAGGCGCAGCTGTAATCGCGCGTCTGCTGGTAGGTGCGGAAACAGGGCAGGATCGTGCGCGAGCCTTGGCTGTACATGTGATAAAAGTCCAGCGCGGGAAAATAAGGCGAGTTGGGGCAGTCGGCCGCTTTGAAAAAGGCCGACGCGTCCGATTCGAGGTTGTAGCCTTCGGGCACGTGAATGATCGGATCGGCGTTCCACCGCGTCGCGACAATGGCTGCCTCGTGCCGGGTCAGTTCCCACAGCGGCGGGAGCGGCAGTTTCTCTTTTTCTGCATGTGCTGCCATCGACGCATTCCTCCTTTGCAAATAAAAGCCTGCGGCATAATTTCTTATTTTAGCGCAAAGAACGCCATTCGTGGCGGATGATTTGAGCGGAAAACAAAAAAATCGTTCCGCGCCGCCGCGCCCGTTTCGTGGTACACTTTGCCCAGAGAATCTTTTCGTCAACGGAAAGAAAGGAGCAAGTTATCCATGGATTCCCGCATCGAAAGAGACAGCATGGGCGAGATCGCCGTCCCCGCCGAGCGTCACTGGGGCGCGCAGACGCAGCGCAGCTACGAGAACTTCCGCATCGGCACGGAGACGATGCCGCGCGGGATCATCGAAGCCTTCCTGATCCTCAAGAAAGCCGCCGCCGCGGCCAACGGCCGCCTTGGCGCGCTCGACGCCGAAACCGCCGCGGCGATCATGCACGCCGCCGACGAGCTGCTGGCCGGCGGCCGCTGGGACGAATTCCCGCTCAAGGTCTGGCAGACGGGCAGCGGCACCCAGAGCAACATGAACGTCAACGAAGTGATCGCCCATCTTGCTTCCGAGCATTTGGGGCGGAAGATCCATCCCAACGACCACGTCAACCGCAGCCAGAGCAGCAACGACACGTTTCCCACGGCGCTGCACGTCGCCGCCGTGCTGACCGTGGAAAAGGGAGTGCTTCCCGCGCTGGAAAAGATGCGCGAGTGTTTGCGGGCCAAGTCGGAACGATACATGGATCTGGTCAAGATCGGCCGCACGCACCTGCAGGACGCCACGCCGCTGACGCTGGGACAGGAGATCGGCGGCTGGGCGCGCATGCTCGAACGCTGCCAGGCCATGATCATGACCGCCGTCGAGTTCATGAAGGATCTGGCCCTCGGCGGTACGGCCGTGGGCACCGGCCTGAACGCGCCCGAACAGTTCGGCAGATTCGCGGCGCAGGAGATCGGCGACATCACCGGCGTGGATTTCCGCACCGCGCCCAACAAGTTCCACTCGCTCACCAGCCGCGACGAGATCGTGGCGCTGCACGGCGCGCTCAAGGCGCTGGCCGCCGATCTGATGAAGATCGCCAACGACGTGCGCTGGCTCGCTTCCGGCCCGCGCTGCGGCCTCGGCGAGCTGAAGATCCCCGCGAACGAGCCGGGAAGTTCGATCATGCCCGGCAAGGTCAATCCCACCCAGTGCGAGGCCGTGACCATGGTGGCCGTGCAGGTGATGGGCAACGACGCGGCCGTGGGCTTCGCGGCGTCGCAGGGCAACTTCGAGCTGAACGTGTTTCTGCCCGTGATCGCTTACAACTTTTTGCAAAGCTGCCGCCTGCTCGGCGACGCGATGAACTCCTTCACCGACCATTGCCTGGCCGGACTGGAGGCCGACGAGGCGCGCATCGCCGAGAACCTGAGCCGCAGCCTGATGCTGGTCACGGCGCTGGCGCCGAAGATCGGCTACGACAAGGCCGCCGAGATCGCCAAAAAAGCCGACCGCGAAGGCACGACGCTGCGCGAAGCGGCGCTGGCGCTTGGGTACCTGTCGGCCAAGGAATTCGACGCGACCGTCCGCCCCGAACTGATGGTCGGCCGCCCCGTGAGGGCTGCGGAGCCTCCCGCCGCGAAATCGGCGGAAAAGGAGTAGCCGCCCGATGAGAATTTTTATCAGCGCCGACATGGAAGGCGCCACGGGCGTCACGTCCATCGCGCAGTGCGACAGCCGCCGTCCGGAATACGCTTTCGGCTGCAGGATGCAGCAGCGCGACGTGCTCGCGGCGGTGCGCGGCGCGCTGGACGGCGGCGCCGACGAGGTGATCGTCAACGACGCTCACAGTCACATGACCAATCTGGACATCGGCGAGTGGCCGAAGGGGGCGCGGCTGACCAGCGGCTCGCCCAAAACGCTGGGCATGATGGAAGGCTTCGACGAGTGCGACGGCATCTTCTTCCTCTGTTACCACGCCATGGCCGGCACGCGGTGCGCGGTGCTGGATCACACCATCGATCCGAACGTGGTTTACAGCGTGAAACTGAACGGCCTTGAAGTGGGCGAGATCGGGATCAACGCCGCGGCCGCTTCCGGCAAAAAAATCCCCGTGGCGTTGGTGACCGGCGACGACGCCGCCTGCCGCGAAGCCCGCGCCCTGTGGGGCGACACAGCCGTCACCGCCGCGGTGAAAAAGGCTCGCGGCCGCCTGGCCGCGACCTGCCTGGGACCGGAAGAGACTTACAAGATCATTTACGACGCGGCCATCAAGGCGGCGCAGCTGGTGCGCGGCAAAAAAGCGCCCGTGCTGGACTTCGCTCCGTCCTGGATCGCCGAGATCGCTTTTCTCAAGACCGCTCAATGCGATGTCGCCGCAACGCTGCCGTTCGTCGAGCGCCTCGACGGCCGCCGCGTCCGCTTCGGCGGCTCCGACTCCGTGGAAATGCGCCGCTGCGTCAGCGCCGTGCTCGATCTGGCGGGGACCGCGCCATTCTAACGCTGAAAGTATGGGCCGATTCCGTCCGCGGCGACGGGATCGGCTTTTTGCAGCCTATGAGATTCTGGGACAGGACGCCGAAAAAACGTCGTTCCGCGCTGCAATAAGCCGTCAGCTTTTGTTCGGTGCGGCGCCCTTGTGTTCGAATTTTTGATGAAGAAACAGCGCGACAATCTTTGGGGGGATGGCAATTGAAGACAGACTATGACGTGGTCGTCGTCGGAGGCGGCGTGGTGGGGTGCGCCGTGGCACGGGGGCTGGCGCAGTATCGCATCGGCGCCTGTCTCGTCGAACGCGAGCTTGACGTGTCGCTAGGCACAAGCTGCCGCAATAGCGGCGTGCTCCACTCGGGCATCAACTACAAGCCGGGCACGCTCCGCGCTGAACTGGCCGTGCGCGGCAACGCCATGATGGACGATCTGTGCCGCGACTTGAAGGTGAAAATCCGGCGCATCGGCAAGCTGACAGTCGCCCTTGACAGAGACGATCTGCCCGGCATCGAACGTCTTCACGCTCAGGGGCAGGCCAACGGCGTGCCGGGCCTGGAGATCATCGGTCCGGCGCGCATGCGTCAGATCCAGCCCGACGTACAGGGGATCGCGGCGCTGTGGTCGCCGACCAGCGCGATCATCTCGCCTTACGGCCTGACGATCGCCCTCGCCGAAAACGCCAAGGCCAACGGCGTCGACATCCGTCTCGATTGGCCGGTGGCGAACGTGAACGTGCTGCCGCAGGGGCGCGGCTTTGAAGTGAGAAACGATCGCGGCGACATGCTCACCTGCCGAGTGCTGGTGAATGCGGCGGGACTTTTTGCGGCGAAAATCTGCGAGATGGTGGGCATCGGGGATTATCGCATTTATCCCTGCCGCGGCGAGTACTATGTGCTCGACAAGCGCCTCGGCGGTTCGTTGCGCACGCTGATCTACCCCACGCCGAATCCGAAAAACCCCGGCCTAGGCATTCACCTGACGCCGACGGTGGACGGCAATATCCTTATCGGGCCGAGCGCCGATTATCAGGATTCGCTTCGCTGGACCGGAAACGAAGCGCCGGTCATGGCGTCGCTGCGTGACGAAGGGCTCAAGCTGTTGCCCGACATCCACGTGTCCGATTATATCCGTACGTTCGCCGGCCTGCGCGCCAAGCGGACGCCGCCGGAAGTCGGCGGCAACGCCGATTTCGTGATCGAGGACCGCCCTGACGTGAAAGGCTTCATCAACGTGCTCGGCATCGAGAGCCCGGGGCTGACCAGTTCTCCTGCGATCGCGGAGATGGTGCTCGGTTTTGTGGGAAATCATCTGGAACTGCGGCGCACCCCGGATTTCAACGGCGCACGTCCTGGCAACGCTCTGTCGTTCAGCGAGCGCAGTCCCGAGGAACGCGCCGACATGATCGCTGCGGATCCGGATTACGGCGAAATGATCTGTCGCTGCGAGGGCGTCAGCAAACGCGAAGTGCTGGACGCGCTCGACAATCCGCTGGGCGCGCGAGCCTTCGTCAGCCTCAAGTACCGTTCCCGCGTCTCCATGGGGCGATGCCAGGGCGGCTTCTGTTTTCCCCGTATCGTCCGCCTGCTGCGCGAGGAGTTCGATTGGGAGTGGGAGGACTTTGTGGATCACAGCGCTGCGTCCGCCATGTTTTCAGGCTGTGCGCTCGGCGGGGGTGAAGACCGGTGATCGGGGAAAGACACTGCGGCGTCGCCGTGATCGGCGGCGGTCCCGCCGGCCTGGCGGCGGCCATCTCGGCCTGCGAGGCCGGTTGCCGCGACGTGGTACTGGTCGAGCGCGACCGGCTCTTGGGCGGTATTCTCAATCAGTGTATCCATGACGGTTTCGGCCTGCATCGTTTCGGCGAGGCCATGACCGGTCCCGAGTACGCCCAGCGCGACATCGACCGCTTCGGCGAATTGGGGCTCGAGGCCATGACCGAGTCGATGGTATTGGAACTTTCGAAGGAGCGCGAGCTGCTCGTCAGCCGTCGCGGCGAGATGGTCCGACTCAGAGCGGACGCCGTCGTGCTGGCCATGGGGTGCCGCGAGCGCCCGCGCGGCGCTCTGTCGATCCCCGGCACGCGTCCGGCGGGCATTTACACGGCCGGGGCCGCGCAGAATCTTGTCAATCTCGAAAACCTGATGCCCGGCAAAAAGATCTGCATCCTCGGCTCCGGCGACATCGGCCTGATCATGGCACGCCGCATGACCTTGGAGGGAGCCGGCGTCGAGGCGGTTTTCGAACTGCTGCCCTACTCAAGCGGCCTGCCGCGCAACATCCAGCAATGTCTGAACGATTACGGCATTCCCCTTTATCTGAGCACGACCGTGACCGATATCGTCGGCGACGACCGCCTCGAAGCCGTGCAGGTGTCGCGGGTGGACGAAAAACGCCGCCCCATCCCCGGTACGGAGCGAATTTTCGAGTGCGATACTCTGTTGCTGTCCGTCGGGCTGATCCCCGAAAACGAACTGACGCGCATGGCCGGCATCGAAATGAATCCTGCGACCGGCGGTGCGGCGGTGGATGACGACTTTATGACCAGCGTCCCCGGCATTTTCTCGTGCGGCAACGTGCTGCACGTGCACGATCTGGTGGATTGGGTCTCTCTGGAGGCGGCCGAAGCGGGGGCCCGCGCGGCGGCTTATGCTCTCGGACGATCTCCTTGCAGAGAGAGCATCGTCGTTCGTCCCGGCGCCGGCGTGCGTTACACTACGCCTTCGCGGATCAGCGGCGAAAAAGACGTGTCCATTGCGTTCCGTCTCGTTTCTCCCGATCGTGACCGCTGTCTCGTCGTGAGCGCCGATGGCCGTGAGATCCTGCGCGAAAAACGGGTGCGCCTTCATCCGGCCGTGATGGAACATCTCGGAGTCAGGGCCGCTGATCTGAAGGGCTGCTGCAGTTTGGAGGTGTCGGTGCAGTGAGCGAACGCCGCGAATATACTTGTATCGTCTGTCCCAATGGCTGTCCTCTGCAAGTCGAGACGAGCGGCGGCGAAAAAGCGAAGCTTGTTTCGGTGACGGGCAATCTGTGTCCGCGCGGCGCCAGATGGGCGAAGCAGGAAGTGGAGGACCCGCGCCGTACCATTGCCACGAACGTGCTGGTGGAGGGCGGCACGCTGCCCGTGGCGAGCGTGCGCACGCTTGATGCCGTCCCGTTGAAGGACATCATGGCCGTGCGCGAAAGCCTGAAAGGAATCGTGCTCCATGCGCCGGTCCGGGCGGGCGACATCGTGGCCGATCATCCGGCCGGAGTCCCTTGCCGCGTCGCCGTCACGCGCCATGTGCCTCGCAAGGGCTGATTTTTCGTGATGAAATAGAATTTATGAAGTAAGGGGCTTGCGAAAATTCCGGATGGATTTCGCGAGCCCCTTTGTATTCGCACCGGTTGATTCTAAACTCTTGATAAAAAAACTTAACATGGCCCGCTGGCCCCCCGAGGGCGCTCTGGCGCTCAGGACGATCTCGCCTGCGGCGCAGTTCGTGGTGCGGATCTCCCTCGAGGCGCTCTCCCTGCCCAGCGTTTCAATCAAGAAGGAGTACAAGATTTTTGGAAGGCGGGGCGGCGGATTTGTCATTGAACACGACGAGAAATCCCGTTCTTATTGACAGGAAAGAAATCAGTTGTTAGAATCTTGGTAAGTTATGTATAACTAACTCAAGTCGGATTCCTGATGATTCCGGAAAGCGGTGGATGCTTTGTTCCGAATTCAGTTGATTGCCATCGATACGGTCAAGCGAGCGACTGCCGCGGAACGAAAAAGACTCATCGAGCGTGGGCTCGCTGCACGGAACGGGATCGCGCTTCTGTGACGCTGATGCGCCTGTTTTGAACAGAAAAATGCATCGGCTCTGAAGCATTGCATCGTGAGAAAGCAGGAAAAAGACAAAGAACAAGAGATCCGCCGTCGATAAGTTCCATTAAGAATTCAGTAAGAATACGAATGTGCGCATGCGGAGACCCAGTGCAGGATCCGAGACGGGAAGGTCTCTCCGAAAAACGAATGCCGCGCAGTTTCAGGAGGTTTCCCATGTTCCCTCTCTCTTTGGCGCCGCTGAACGTCGATCTGAAAATCGTCAATCCCGGCGGCGACGCAAGAATGTCCAAGCGCCTCGAAAGCCTGGGATTGAGCGAAGGCAGCATCCTCACCCTTCTGCAGGAACGGGACGGCGACGTCATCGTCCGGCCGGCGGGAGGCGCGAGCAGCCTGGCGCTGGACCAAAACGTCGCCGCGCGCCTGATGGTGACCGTGAACGACTCGTAATTTTTCGCGGGGCCGGCGGGAAGATGGACCGCGTGCGCGGCGGAAATTCCGAACGCACGCTTTTACTGTTTCGAGAGAGGTGCAGACGATGAACGAAACGACGTTGGCGGAACTGGCTCCGGGAGAATCGGGGCGAATCGTGAAGATCGAGGGCAGAGGGATCCTCGCCCAGAGGCTGGTGGACATGGGGCTGTATCCCGGCGTCGCCGCGAAGGTCGTCCGCCGCGCGCCCCTCGGCGACCCGATCGAGGTGGACGCCGAAGGCGCGCTGGTCAATCTGCGCCGCGAAGAAGCGCGTTTCGTGAAAGTGAAAAAACTCTGATGGCAAAGAAGATCATCGCCCTCGCGGGACAGCCGAACTGCGGCAAATCGACCGTCTTCAACAGCCTGACGGGAGCGAAACAGTTCGTGGCCAATTATCCCGGCGTCACCGTCGACAAGATGATGGGCTGGTATAAACGAAACGGCGAAGACGTGGAAGTCATCGACCTTCCCGGCACGTACAGCCTGACCTCCTATTCCCCCGAAGAGCGCGTCACGCGCGACGTGCTCCTCCACGAGCCGCTTTCCGCCGTCGTGAACGTGATGGACGCCGCCAATCTGAAGCGCAGCCTGTATCTCACGCTTCAGCTCCTGGAAATGGAGATTCCTCTTATCCTTGACCTGAACATGATGGACGTGGCCGAAAAGCTCGGCGTTTCCATCGACGTTCAGGGACTTTCCGAAGAGCTCGGCGCGCCGGCCGTGACGACGGCCATCACGCAGGGACGCGGGCGCGAAGAACTGCTGCAGGCCGTCGCCGACATGTCGCGGTCGAACGGCCGCACGAGCCTCGCCGCTTCCGAGCTCTATCCCGACCTGAAAGACGCCCTGAACGATCTTGCATCCTTGCTGGCCCACGAGAAAAAACTGAAAGGCGATTTCCCCGTCTCGTGGATCGCCGTCAAGCTGATGGAAGGCGACCCCGCCGTCGCCGCGCTGGTGCGCGCCCAAGCCGAAGAGAACGAAGCCGTGCTCGCACGGGCGGAAGAATGGCGCGCGCAGTTCGAACGGGAAAAGGGCGTCGGAGCCGACGTCTACGTCTCCGGCCAGCGCAGCCGCAAAGCCGCTTCCATCGCCAGACGCTTCGCTACCAAGAAGGCGTCCGCCAAGGCGCCCATTTCCGAGCGCATCGACCGGGCCGTCTGCAACAAGTTTTTCGGCCCCGTGTTCCTTCTCTTCGTCGTCTACGGGTTCTACTATCTTTCCTTCGTCCAGGGCTACAATCTCACCCATTACACGTGGCCCGTCCTCGCCGGCGTCCGCAGCTTTGCGGAAAGAATCCTTCCGCAGCCCGGGCTCATCGAGCTGCCCATGCTGCGGGAGTTCGTGCTCTGGATCGTGGACAATCTCAACGCGCTTTTCAACTATATCCCGATCTTCTTCATCCTCTTCGCGCTCATCGCCGTGCTGGAAGACAGCGGCTACATGCCGCGCATCGCGTTCGTCCTGGACCGCATCCTGAGCCGTTTCGGGCTGCACGGGCAGTCAACGCTGCCGATGATCCTCGGCGGCGTGGTCCTGGGCGGCTGCGCCGTTCCGGCGGTCATGGCCACCAAGGGAATCCCCGACGAGAAGTCGAAGCTGGCGACAATCCTGACGCTCCCCATGCTCAACTGCCAGGCGAAACTGCCGCTGTATTTCCTGCTCATCGGCATCTACTTCAACGAGACGGTGCGCCTGCCGCTATTGGGAGACATCAACCAGCAGAGCATCGTGATCGTTTTCATCCAGACGATCAGTCTGCTCTTCGTGCTGCCCATCGCCAAGATCCTTTCGATGACGGTGCTGAAGCACAAGGAAACGGCGCCGTTCATCATGGAGATGCCGCCCTATCACATCCCCACGCTTCGCGGCGTTTTAGGGCGGGCGGTCGAGCGGATCTGGCTGTACGTCCGCAAGATCACCACCGTCGTCGCTGCGGTCGCCGTGGTCCTCTTCGTCCTGCTGCGTTTCCCCGGGCTGTCCCCGGAGCGCCGCGCCCATTACGAGGCGGAGAAAGATCGCGCCGTCAAAGCCTTCCTCGACGCGGCGAAAGACAAAAAATTCGGACGGAGCCTCAAAAGCGAAGACGACGTCCTGAGACTGATTCTTTACCAGCAGGGTTATAAGGAACTGCTCAAGTCCGGGGCCTCCGCCGAGAAGAAAAAAGCTTACGGCCTCCGGAATCCCGATTTCTTCGAGATCGTCCAGAACAGGAAGGATCCTGGAGCGAAGGCGCTTGAAAAGGAGCTCAAAAAGCTGATCGTTTTCCGAACGAACGCGCTGACGGCCATCCGCAAGGAACGCATCGACAACAGCCTGCTCGGGAAAACGGGCCGCGCCCTAGAACCCGTCTCGCGGTACGCCGGCTTCAACTGGCGCGTCAACGTCGCCGTGCTGAGCACTCTGGCGGCAAAGGAAAACAGCGTCTCTACCCTGGGCGCCCTTTATATCAAAGAATCGGGCGACGACGGCCCGAAAAACGCCGACACGCTGGAACAGCGCATGAAGCGTCAGGAAGAAAAACTTACGCCCCTGCACGCCATGGCCCTGATGCTCTTTATGGTCCTCTGTCCGCCCTGCCTGCCCACGATCATGGCTATTCGCGTGCAGACCGGCTCCACTAAATGGATGCTCTTCGCGTTTTTCGTGCCGCTCGTCCTCGGGCTGCTCGCCGCCGTGCTCGTTTTTTCCGGCGGCTCCGCCCTCGGCCTGACCGGATTTCAGGCGATGTGGATCTTCTACCTGATCCCGCTGACCCTGACGATCCTGCTGGGGCTGATCAAAACCAAGAGGACCTATTGACCTGTCCCGAAAAGGCGCGCATATACTGCGGCAGACTGCGGCATTCCCCGCCGCTGGACTGACATACAAAATTCAAACGGAGGTTTTGAGGATGAACAGAAAGTTGTGGACTGGCGTCATAACGGCCTTCTTCATCGCGGCGCTCGCCGGCGCCGTTCTGGCCCATACCCCGCTTTTCTCCTGCTGGGACAACGGCGACGGCACGCTCTCGTGCGAGGGCGGCTTCTCCGACGGCTCATCGGCCGCGAACATCCCCATCCGCGTCGCCGACGAGAAGGGCGAGGTCGTGTTCGAAGGCAAGCTGGACGAGAGCGGCGAGCTGACGTTCGGCAAGCCGCAGGGCGTTTTCTCCGTCACCTTCGACGGCGGCCCCGGGCACACTCTCACCGTCAAGAGCGGCGACATCAAGTAAGGCGGCCTGATTGAATCAGGCCAGGATACTGATTTCAAAAAAGAAAAGGAGCGTATCGTACGTGAAAAAAGCGGCCCTGTTGTCGATATGCGCGCTGTTTGCCGCGGTTCTCCCCGCTTCGGCGCACTTCCAGATGCTCTATACCCCCGAGATGATTCTGGACAAAGGCGGAGAGATTCCCCTGAAGCTTGTGTTCACCCATCCTTTTGAGGCCGGACACACGATGGACATGGAGACCCCGCAGGGGTTCTTTGTCGTGAACAAGCAAAAGAAGACGGATCTGCTCAAGACGCTGAAGCCCATCACCTGGACGAGCCTGGAGAACAAGGGCAGGGGCTTTGAGACTTCTTTCAAGATGAGAGGTATGGGCGATTACGTCTTCTGTCTGGTCCCGGCTCCTTATTTCGAAAAGAGCGAGGACATCTATATCCAACAAATCACCAAAATGATCGTAAACAACGGCAGTCTCCCCACGGAGTGGGATGCCGACATGGGGCTCAAGGCGGAGATCGTGCCCTTGGACAAGCCCTATGCGATCTGGGCCGGCGGGATGTTCCGCGGCGTCGTGAAGAGCGAAGGGAAGCCGGTCCCCTTCGCCGAGGTCGAGGTG comes from Pyramidobacter piscolens W5455 and encodes:
- a CDS encoding MATE family efflux transporter translates to MPDASSLMGSAPIPRLILRFALPATLGVLANALYNIVDRVFIGHYVGAEGLAAISVVFPIILLVVAFSALIGVGTASQISRDLGAQDQERAEIALGNGVTASVFFLALTAPLLLSNIPAIVRLCGATERIAPLTETYLKITGPAIPVQFLSMVLIAAMRAEGHPRHAMWAMVLGSLFNVALDWWFIAGLGMGVAGAAWGTAGAQIFAFLWLLTFYARRRGALRLSPDRFRPRWRVLAETCAVGVSPFLINIFFSVMLVAFNLLLGQYGGEMAISAMGIFFGLDSLLFMPVTGIGEGAMPIIGYNYGARRWDRLRETVKIALRLSIGYYILSEATAMLWAEKLVSFFTDDDPALIVLAARCIRIGYAALPFSAAVIIVGYTLEALGRARTSFCFNLIRQLVGIALIVILPRFLGVDGVWIIFPAIDLVGGLAAMLLLRREVRNLRRTENSEARIKASA
- the nikR gene encoding nickel-responsive transcriptional regulator NikR, with the translated sequence MHREKEPLIRFGVAVPENLLQSFDKRLENAGLPNRSEALRQLIREYVSRDTWQKGSGQVYGTITLTYNHHSNDVTARLTGLQHDFGDIIVCTTHVHADHDHCLETVIVRGDVESVKEFIASLRALKAVSSVNPVIAVLV
- a CDS encoding papain-like cysteine protease family protein; protein product: MAAHAEKEKLPLPPLWELTRHEAAIVATRWNADPIIHVPEGYNLESDASAFFKAADCPNSPYFPALDFYHMYSQGSRTILPCFRTYQQTRDYSCASAVALMVMYHFGYHDWRELEIADKMAAFHGLPTESRRPIPVKDLVHFFEAIGWDVASNLPFAAKAPQDAAPYNPWRCAEAKSFPTLDSFARFCRRTLRDGAPIMVENIDWGAHWRVIIGYDDMGTGNPAHGVLILADPHDTADHCQDGYVVEHIDKFYSTWYDIFVMERDECTQPWVVARPPRKEGDLWPCTVKKNR
- the fumC gene encoding class II fumarate hydratase, giving the protein MDSRIERDSMGEIAVPAERHWGAQTQRSYENFRIGTETMPRGIIEAFLILKKAAAAANGRLGALDAETAAAIMHAADELLAGGRWDEFPLKVWQTGSGTQSNMNVNEVIAHLASEHLGRKIHPNDHVNRSQSSNDTFPTALHVAAVLTVEKGVLPALEKMRECLRAKSERYMDLVKIGRTHLQDATPLTLGQEIGGWARMLERCQAMIMTAVEFMKDLALGGTAVGTGLNAPEQFGRFAAQEIGDITGVDFRTAPNKFHSLTSRDEIVALHGALKALAADLMKIANDVRWLASGPRCGLGELKIPANEPGSSIMPGKVNPTQCEAVTMVAVQVMGNDAAVGFAASQGNFELNVFLPVIAYNFLQSCRLLGDAMNSFTDHCLAGLEADEARIAENLSRSLMLVTALAPKIGYDKAAEIAKKADREGTTLREAALALGYLSAKEFDATVRPELMVGRPVRAAEPPAAKSAEKE
- a CDS encoding M55 family metallopeptidase, giving the protein MRIFISADMEGATGVTSIAQCDSRRPEYAFGCRMQQRDVLAAVRGALDGGADEVIVNDAHSHMTNLDIGEWPKGARLTSGSPKTLGMMEGFDECDGIFFLCYHAMAGTRCAVLDHTIDPNVVYSVKLNGLEVGEIGINAAAASGKKIPVALVTGDDAACREARALWGDTAVTAAVKKARGRLAATCLGPEETYKIIYDAAIKAAQLVRGKKAPVLDFAPSWIAEIAFLKTAQCDVAATLPFVERLDGRRVRFGGSDSVEMRRCVSAVLDLAGTAPF
- a CDS encoding NAD(P)/FAD-dependent oxidoreductase; its protein translation is MKTDYDVVVVGGGVVGCAVARGLAQYRIGACLVERELDVSLGTSCRNSGVLHSGINYKPGTLRAELAVRGNAMMDDLCRDLKVKIRRIGKLTVALDRDDLPGIERLHAQGQANGVPGLEIIGPARMRQIQPDVQGIAALWSPTSAIISPYGLTIALAENAKANGVDIRLDWPVANVNVLPQGRGFEVRNDRGDMLTCRVLVNAAGLFAAKICEMVGIGDYRIYPCRGEYYVLDKRLGGSLRTLIYPTPNPKNPGLGIHLTPTVDGNILIGPSADYQDSLRWTGNEAPVMASLRDEGLKLLPDIHVSDYIRTFAGLRAKRTPPEVGGNADFVIEDRPDVKGFINVLGIESPGLTSSPAIAEMVLGFVGNHLELRRTPDFNGARPGNALSFSERSPEERADMIAADPDYGEMICRCEGVSKREVLDALDNPLGARAFVSLKYRSRVSMGRCQGGFCFPRIVRLLREEFDWEWEDFVDHSAASAMFSGCALGGGEDR
- a CDS encoding NAD(P)/FAD-dependent oxidoreductase, coding for MIGERHCGVAVIGGGPAGLAAAISACEAGCRDVVLVERDRLLGGILNQCIHDGFGLHRFGEAMTGPEYAQRDIDRFGELGLEAMTESMVLELSKERELLVSRRGEMVRLRADAVVLAMGCRERPRGALSIPGTRPAGIYTAGAAQNLVNLENLMPGKKICILGSGDIGLIMARRMTLEGAGVEAVFELLPYSSGLPRNIQQCLNDYGIPLYLSTTVTDIVGDDRLEAVQVSRVDEKRRPIPGTERIFECDTLLLSVGLIPENELTRMAGIEMNPATGGAAVDDDFMTSVPGIFSCGNVLHVHDLVDWVSLEAAEAGARAAAYALGRSPCRESIVVRPGAGVRYTTPSRISGEKDVSIAFRLVSPDRDRCLVVSADGREILREKRVRLHPAVMEHLGVRAADLKGCCSLEVSVQ
- a CDS encoding DUF1667 domain-containing protein: MSERREYTCIVCPNGCPLQVETSGGEKAKLVSVTGNLCPRGARWAKQEVEDPRRTIATNVLVEGGTLPVASVRTLDAVPLKDIMAVRESLKGIVLHAPVRAGDIVADHPAGVPCRVAVTRHVPRKG
- a CDS encoding FeoA family protein — its product is MFPLSLAPLNVDLKIVNPGGDARMSKRLESLGLSEGSILTLLQERDGDVIVRPAGGASSLALDQNVAARLMVTVNDS
- a CDS encoding FeoA family protein, producing MNETTLAELAPGESGRIVKIEGRGILAQRLVDMGLYPGVAAKVVRRAPLGDPIEVDAEGALVNLRREEARFVKVKKL